One Thermodesulfovibrio thiophilus DSM 17215 genomic window carries:
- a CDS encoding PilN domain-containing protein, giving the protein MIKINLLPERKIKKPVKKFELNLSGDIVKKLLIPAGVTLFILVLAFIYCELTKSGLQKDIAKQKEALQSLQKKIAEVKKFEAMNKDIEAKTKLIENLKRMQSAPVNILSIVVKKIPDGVWLTGLNYDETITVEGIGFSNLNVVAFVENLKETPELQDVYLVESQQTEFEKQAVYRFIVKFRLKV; this is encoded by the coding sequence GTGATAAAAATAAATCTTCTCCCAGAACGCAAAATAAAAAAACCAGTTAAAAAATTTGAACTCAATCTGTCAGGAGATATTGTTAAAAAACTTCTGATCCCTGCAGGAGTAACTCTATTTATTCTTGTTCTAGCATTTATTTATTGCGAGCTTACCAAGTCAGGGCTACAGAAAGATATAGCCAAACAGAAAGAAGCCCTTCAAAGTCTACAGAAAAAGATTGCTGAAGTTAAAAAATTTGAAGCGATGAATAAAGATATAGAGGCAAAGACGAAATTAATAGAAAATTTAAAAAGAATGCAGTCAGCTCCGGTAAATATTCTCAGTATTGTTGTTAAAAAGATTCCCGATGGAGTATGGCTTACTGGACTTAATTATGATGAAACAATTACAGTTGAGGGGATTGGATTTTCTAATTTAAATGTGGTTGCTTTTGTGGAGAATCTTAAAGAAACTCCAGAGTTACAGGATGTTTATCTTGTAGAGTCTCAACAAACGGAGTTTGAAAAACAGGCAGTATATAGATTTATAGTAAAATTCAGGCTAAAGGTGTAA
- a CDS encoding type 4a pilus biogenesis protein PilO translates to MEWESLSKNNKILLMTLIPLMLIVLFTSVYLLPNLDTINKLKKEKASLQEEIDKANLIVNKYEELKLLNAELQKKMDFLKTLLPKETEVTDVLKKVSEIGLQKGLVITSWKPRDKQIHSSNEVYEIPVEVGMRGKYHTFGIFFADITNIQRILNIKKMEIRRGDKDPTMLNATLIAVTYSLIPDEEKQKIQQKKK, encoded by the coding sequence ATGGAGTGGGAAAGTCTTTCAAAAAATAACAAAATTCTTTTAATGACGCTCATACCTCTGATGTTGATTGTATTATTTACTTCTGTTTACTTATTGCCTAACTTAGACACCATCAATAAACTAAAAAAAGAAAAAGCAAGCTTACAGGAAGAAATAGATAAAGCAAATTTAATTGTTAATAAATATGAAGAATTAAAGCTTCTCAATGCCGAGCTTCAAAAAAAGATGGATTTTCTCAAAACTCTTCTTCCGAAAGAAACAGAAGTTACTGATGTATTGAAAAAAGTTTCTGAGATAGGACTTCAAAAGGGGCTGGTTATAACTTCTTGGAAACCGAGAGACAAACAGATACATTCATCAAATGAAGTTTATGAAATCCCGGTGGAAGTTGGAATGCGTGGAAAATATCATACATTTGGAATATTTTTTGCTGACATTACGAATATACAAAGAATACTTAATATAAAAAAAATGGAAATCAGACGGGGAGATAAAGATCCAACTATGCTTAATGCAACCTTGATTGCTGTGACATATTCATTGATACCAGACGAAGAAAAACAAAAAATACAACAAAAGAAAAAATGA
- a CDS encoding pilus assembly protein PilP: MILFTAYFLLNETKQTKEVIISKPVKKQTVQAQNVEIVFPTYSYDAEKLRDPFAPLIVRRQQFLKGTSPLENYDIEELKLTGIARDKKGSLALIQAPDGRFYIVRENDIIGMHKGRIIKIQKDLIEIKEDNKKVKYLKLSPEDKNDK, encoded by the coding sequence ATGATATTGTTTACAGCATATTTTTTACTTAATGAAACCAAACAAACAAAGGAAGTAATAATTTCGAAACCTGTCAAAAAGCAGACAGTTCAGGCACAAAATGTGGAAATTGTTTTCCCTACATATTCCTATGATGCTGAGAAATTAAGAGATCCGTTCGCTCCTTTGATTGTCAGAAGACAACAATTTCTAAAAGGTACTTCTCCGCTGGAAAATTATGATATAGAGGAGCTTAAACTCACAGGAATTGCCAGAGATAAAAAAGGTAGTCTAGCACTTATTCAAGCGCCAGATGGTAGATTTTATATTGTTAGAGAAAATGATATAATTGGAATGCATAAAGGACGCATAATAAAAATACAAAAAGATCTTATTGAGATTAAAGAAGACAATAAAAAAGTTAAGTATTTGAAACTTTCGCCGGAGGACAAAAATGATAAATAA